A single Patagioenas fasciata isolate bPatFas1 chromosome 16, bPatFas1.hap1, whole genome shotgun sequence DNA region contains:
- the LOC139829189 gene encoding uncharacterized protein → MACGAALQFSALSSASLGSSNPPALGAGPAAALTLGAPGTGALSPPAPWPAALAALHTAAQKGLQLRFVPFQVSRQQESASTGLEQLRQESSRQGLALAKVSEEKEVLVQEKAALELRLAAVERDRQGLSEQLAEARPVKETLARSLFEAQQRVSQLEIARSHLEMRLHTVTQAKDVIQGEVKCLQRELEAERSLLRQERENAAQQLLRRERQHDDALRLRQSDHEAETQRLLQDLQAAAEGEQLSWLSEKRRLSQRLECLQGAVARLELEKTELKQYNAELRRTLEQVERERRRLKRCCRGRSLPDACALSLSDQRKVPASRQVALLETQLVQEPK, encoded by the exons ATGGCTtgcggagcagctctgcagttctCTGCGCTGTCCTCTGCTTCTCTGGGTTCTTCTAATCCACCG GCTCTCGGTGCGGgaccagcagctgctctcacacttggagcccccgggacaggagctctttctcctcccgccccctggccagcggcgctggctgctctgcacacagctgcacagaaaGGGCTCCAGCTGCGGTTTGTCCCGTTCCAGGTGTCCCGGCAGCAAGAGTCGGCCAGCACTGGTCTGGAGCAGTTGCGCCAGGAGTCCTCTCGCCAAGGGCTCGCCCTGGCCAAGGTGTCCGAAGAgaaggaggtgctggtgcaggagaaggctgccctggagctgcgCCTGGCAGCCGTGGAGCGGGACAGACAAGGCCTTTCCGAGCAGCTGGCAGAGGCCAG GCCGGTGAAGGAGACCCTGGCGCGCAGCCTGTTTGAGGCTCAGCAGCGCGTATCTCAGCTGGAGATCGCCCGGAGTCACCTGGAGATGCGGCTTCACACCGTCACGCAGGCCAAGGACGTGATACAAG GGGAAGTGAAGTGTCTTCAACGTGAGCTGGAAGCAGAGAGATCTCTCCTGAGGCAGGAGCGGGAGAACGCGGCACAACAGCTCTTGCGGAGAGAACGGCAGCATGACGATGCCCTCAGACTTCGGCAGAGCGACCACGAAGCAGAAACACAGAGGCTCCTGCAAGACCTG caggctgctgcagaaggggagcagctctcctggctctCAGAGAAGAGACGCCTGTCGCAGCGgctggaatgtctgcagggagcagTTGCAAGGCTGGAACTGGAGAAGACGGAGCTGAAGCAGTACAACGCTGAGCTCAGGAGGACCCTGGAGCAG GTGGAACGTGAACGGAGGAGGCTGAAGAGATGTTGCCGTGGTCGGTCGCTGCCAGATGCGTGCGCATTGTCTCTCTCTGACCAGCGGAAGGTGCCGGCTTCCAGACAG GTGGCCCTCCTGGAGACACAGCTGGTGCAAGAACCAAAATAG
- the LOC136108410 gene encoding uncharacterized protein: MACQGLPPGKITIHQGLVRALSPGKSPQAASLPEAAPPRSLGGSFGSTKRAGEERRGEERRGEERRGEERRGEERRGRQGKASALLLCAAAGRGHCRPLCLSPARSQRRGNGTSPEGRGPGLLGPAVSSSRGGSPPGCSSPVPGPSLEQRDPQRPAEEEAARGLLPLPAAARSRSTRRCAGALPGAPSAAMAPRRRRGLAAAGSLLPLLCALLRAAAATSPGRVWLKTYGCLLPSDSQTSALRSGKAVQSAVATMQQFYGIPVTGVLDQTTIEWMKKPRCGVPDHPHLRHSRRKKRYALTGQKWRQKHITYSVHNYTPKAGEVGTRRAIRQAFDVWQRVTPLTFEEVPYHEIKKDRKEADIMIFFASGFHGDSSPFDGEGGFLAHAYFPGPGIGGATHFDSDEPWTLGNSNHDGHHRTL; the protein is encoded by the exons ATGGCTTGTCAGGGGCTCCCTCCAGGAAAAATAACCATTCACCAAGGACTGGTGAGGGCTCTCAGTCCCGGGAAGTCTCCTCAGGCAGCGTCCCTGCCCGAGGCGG CCCCGCCACGCAGCCTTGGCGGGAGCTTTGGGAGCACGAAACGAgccggagaggagaggagaggagaggagaggagaggagaggagaggagaggagaggagaggagaggagaggagaggagaggccggCAGGGAAAGGCCTCGGCCCTCCTGCTCTGTGCTGCCGCGGGCCGGGGCCATTGCCGGCCCCTCTGCCTCTCCCCTGCCCGCAGTCAGAGGCGGGGAAATGGAACAAGCCCCGAGGGAcgcggcccggggctgctgggccCGGCTGTCAGCTCGTCCCGCGGGGGAAGTCCGCCCGGGTGCAGCTCCCCGGTGCCGGGACCCTCGCTAGAGCAGCGGGACCCACAGCGCCCGGCGGAGGAAGAGGCGGCGCGGGGGCTCCTTCCGCTTCCGGCTGCCGCACGCAGCCGCAGCACGCGCCGCTGCGCCGGAGCGCTGCCCGGAGCCCCGAGCGCTGCCATGGCGCCGAGGCGGCGCCGGGGCCTGGCCGCGGCGGGCTCGCTGCTTCCGCTGCTCTGCGCGCtgctccgcgccgccgccgccaccagcCCCGGCCGG GTTTGGTTAAAAACGTACGGCTGCTTACTTCCATCTGACAGCCAGACGTCCGCCTTGCGGTCGGGAAAAGCCGTGCAGTCCGCAGTTGCCACTATGCAGCAGTTTTATGGGATCCCAGTAACAGGAGTTTTGGACCAGACAACTATTGA gtGGATGAAGAAGCCTCGATGTGGAGTTCCAGATCATCCCCACCTACGCCATAGCCGGAGGAAAAAGCGGTATGCACTAACTGGACAGAAGTGGAGGCAGAAGCATATAACCTACAG CGTACACAACTATACCCCCAAGGCTGGAGAGGTCGGTACGAGGAGAGCCATCCGACAGGCGTTTGACGTTTGGCAGAGGGTGACACCGCTGACCTTTGAAGAGGTCCCCTACCACGAAATTAAAAAGGACAGAAAGGAGGCAGATATTATGATATTTTTTGCTTCTGGTTTCCATGGAGACAGTTCTCCGTTTGATGGAGAAGGTGGATTCCTAGCTCACGCTTACTTTCCTGGACCAGGAATAGGAGGAGCTACTCACTTTGATTCCGATGAGCCCTGGACCCTGGGAAATTCTAATCACGATG GTCATCATCGAACGCTCTAA
- the LOC136108418 gene encoding centrosome-associated protein CEP250-like isoform X1 → MATPSQGSLRRRLQSSQEAQHRQALVVRKLQAKVLQYRTRCRELEQQVEAAGGSLPGRREATEDQSLEKALLRLEEEQQRCENLAEVNALLREQLDKAGEVNSALKEDVAKLTADWMRAREELGLKESERRREREVYDSYVRGEHQRLLSLWCQVVTFRRQFLEMKTATDRDLSELKAEHMRLSGAVLVSCSRPTSGDLEKKELQDRVLELSALLVPSQKKNEEKEKPMETPDDTVEILEAGRLEKEREVLWSKSAKEENLSLQKLIKDITEALQEELSARQDSIDSLLQQHRQQEEKCRTLQQRLEQLQEECATSSSQRQHLQSLVEALRSDCANLERTRDELQQQLEVTEQEASRLRQRNTELQLKEDSAQGDKVEQQKAMERARREQELLLKDFAALEGKHSLLQSELVVARETLEESRLQRDLLEREKHELTMALEKAEQSVAELSRTQKQLSVEIADLRAAAANMSSINEALAVEKVQLNHLVLQLEQENEVVSEKVAGLERARVCEQERLSWCERTKAELCAEKSQLEQLLQEAEEQQEGLRVQLRRLAEEKEETREQLSEVRPKSWCLWVGVWLLG, encoded by the exons ATGGCGACGCCGAGCCAGGGCTCCCTGCGGCGCCGGCTGCAGAGCTCGCAGGAGGCGCAGCACCGGCAAGCGCTGGTGGTGCGGAAGCTGCAGGCGAAG GTCCTGCAGTACCGGACTCGGTGCCgagagctggagcagcaagtGGAGGCAGCAGGG GGATCCCTCCCCGGCAGGCGGGAAGCCACAGAAGACCAGAGCCTGGAGAAAGCACTGCTGCGGCTGgaagaggagcagcaaag GTGTGAGAATCTGGCAGAAGTGAACGCTCTCCTGCGGGAGCAGCTCGATAAAGCCGGTGAGGTTAATTCAGCCCTCAAAGAAGATGTTGCAAAACTGACGGCGGATTGGATGAGGGCCCGGGAGGAGCTGGGGTTGAAGGAGAGTGAACGGCGCCGTGAGCGCGAG GTGTATGACAGCTACGTCAGGGGTGAACACCAGCGTCTCCTCAGCCTGTGGTGCCAGGTGGTGACCTTCCGCCGTCAGTTCCTGGAGATGAAGACTGCCACTGACCG AGATTTGTCTGAGCTGAAGGCAGAGCACATGAGGCTTTCTGGAGCTGTGCTTGTGAGCTGCTCCCGTCCAACCTCTGgcgacctggagaagaaggagcttCAGGACAG GGTGCTGGAGCTCTCGGCCTTGCTTGTACCCTCCCAGAAGAAGAATGAGGAGAAGGAGAAACCCATGGAAACACCTGATGACACCGTGGAGATTCTG GAAGCCGGTCGGTTAGAGAAAGAACGTGAAGTTCTGTGGAGTAAAAGTGCCAAAGAGGAGAACCTGTCcctgcaaaagctgataaaagatATAACTGag GCCCTACAAGAagagctttctgccaggcagGACTCCATCGattccctgctgcagcagcacaggcagcaggaagagaagtgcaggacgctgcagcagaggcttgagcagctgcaggaggaatgCGCCACGTCCAGCAGCCAGCGGCAGCACCTCCAGTCTCTGGTGGAAGCGCTCAGAAG TGACTGTGCCAACCTGGAGAGAACCAGGGACGagctacagcagcagctggaagtaaCGGAGCAAGAAGCCTCGCGTCTGCGTCAAAGGAACACggagctgcagctgaaggaagACTCAGCCCAGGGGGACAAGGTGGAGCAGCAAAAGGCGATGGAGAGAGCGCGTcgtgagcaggagctgct GCTGAAGGACTTTGCTGCGCTCGAAGGAAAACATTCATTATTGCAGAGTGAGCTGGTAGTGGCGAGAGAGACGCTGGAGGAGTCGCGGCTTCAGAGGGATCTGCTGGAGCGAGAGAAACACGAGCTGACCATGGCCCTGGAGAAG GCCGAGCAGTCGGTGGCAGAGTTGAGCAGGACTCAGAAGCAGCTGAGTGTAGAAATAGCTGATCTCCGTGCTGCAGCAGCCAACATGAGCAGTATCAATGAAGCTCTTGCAGTGGAGAAAGTGCAGCTGAACCACCTTGTGCTGCAG CTGGAGCAAGAGAATGAGGTTGTGTCAGAGAAAgtggccgggctggagagagcaagagtctgtgagcaggagcggctgagctggtgtgaaagaaccaaggcagagctctgtgcagagaaatcccagctggagcagctgctgcaggaagcagaggagcagcaggaggggctgcgggtgcagctgaggagactggcagaggagaaggaagaaacccGAGAGCAGCTCAGTGAGGTGAGACCAAAAAGCTGGTGCTTGTGGGTGGGCGTTTGGCTGCTTGGCTGA
- the LOC136108418 gene encoding centrosome-associated protein CEP250-like isoform X2, with product MRAREELGLKESERRREREVYDSYVRGEHQRLLSLWCQVVTFRRQFLEMKTATDRDLSELKAEHMRLSGAVLVSCSRPTSGDLEKKELQDRVLELSALLVPSQKKNEEKEKPMETPDDTVEILEAGRLEKEREVLWSKSAKEENLSLQKLIKDITEALQEELSARQDSIDSLLQQHRQQEEKCRTLQQRLEQLQEECATSSSQRQHLQSLVEALRSDCANLERTRDELQQQLEVTEQEASRLRQRNTELQLKEDSAQGDKVEQQKAMERARREQELLLKDFAALEGKHSLLQSELVVARETLEESRLQRDLLEREKHELTMALEKAEQSVAELSRTQKQLSVEIADLRAAAANMSSINEALAVEKVQLNHLVLQLEQENEVVSEKVAGLERARVCEQERLSWCERTKAELCAEKSQLEQLLQEAEEQQEGLRVQLRRLAEEKEETREQLSEVRPKSWCLWVGVWLLG from the exons ATGAGGGCCCGGGAGGAGCTGGGGTTGAAGGAGAGTGAACGGCGCCGTGAGCGCGAG GTGTATGACAGCTACGTCAGGGGTGAACACCAGCGTCTCCTCAGCCTGTGGTGCCAGGTGGTGACCTTCCGCCGTCAGTTCCTGGAGATGAAGACTGCCACTGACCG AGATTTGTCTGAGCTGAAGGCAGAGCACATGAGGCTTTCTGGAGCTGTGCTTGTGAGCTGCTCCCGTCCAACCTCTGgcgacctggagaagaaggagcttCAGGACAG GGTGCTGGAGCTCTCGGCCTTGCTTGTACCCTCCCAGAAGAAGAATGAGGAGAAGGAGAAACCCATGGAAACACCTGATGACACCGTGGAGATTCTG GAAGCCGGTCGGTTAGAGAAAGAACGTGAAGTTCTGTGGAGTAAAAGTGCCAAAGAGGAGAACCTGTCcctgcaaaagctgataaaagatATAACTGag GCCCTACAAGAagagctttctgccaggcagGACTCCATCGattccctgctgcagcagcacaggcagcaggaagagaagtgcaggacgctgcagcagaggcttgagcagctgcaggaggaatgCGCCACGTCCAGCAGCCAGCGGCAGCACCTCCAGTCTCTGGTGGAAGCGCTCAGAAG TGACTGTGCCAACCTGGAGAGAACCAGGGACGagctacagcagcagctggaagtaaCGGAGCAAGAAGCCTCGCGTCTGCGTCAAAGGAACACggagctgcagctgaaggaagACTCAGCCCAGGGGGACAAGGTGGAGCAGCAAAAGGCGATGGAGAGAGCGCGTcgtgagcaggagctgct GCTGAAGGACTTTGCTGCGCTCGAAGGAAAACATTCATTATTGCAGAGTGAGCTGGTAGTGGCGAGAGAGACGCTGGAGGAGTCGCGGCTTCAGAGGGATCTGCTGGAGCGAGAGAAACACGAGCTGACCATGGCCCTGGAGAAG GCCGAGCAGTCGGTGGCAGAGTTGAGCAGGACTCAGAAGCAGCTGAGTGTAGAAATAGCTGATCTCCGTGCTGCAGCAGCCAACATGAGCAGTATCAATGAAGCTCTTGCAGTGGAGAAAGTGCAGCTGAACCACCTTGTGCTGCAG CTGGAGCAAGAGAATGAGGTTGTGTCAGAGAAAgtggccgggctggagagagcaagagtctgtgagcaggagcggctgagctggtgtgaaagaaccaaggcagagctctgtgcagagaaatcccagctggagcagctgctgcaggaagcagaggagcagcaggaggggctgcgggtgcagctgaggagactggcagaggagaaggaagaaacccGAGAGCAGCTCAGTGAGGTGAGACCAAAAAGCTGGTGCTTGTGGGTGGGCGTTTGGCTGCTTGGCTGA